Proteins from one Catenuloplanes atrovinosus genomic window:
- a CDS encoding SDR family oxidoreductase yields the protein MTARPAGRVALVTGAAGGIGAAVVRALAADGATVIGTDLAAGPGVRPLDVRDAGAVEALVADVEAGVGPIGVLVNVAGVLRVGPVLETTDADWAAVFAVNATGVFHVSRAVARRMAARRSGVIVTVGSNAAGVPRMHMAAYAAAKAAAAHFTRCLGLELAASGVRCNVVAPGSTDTEMLRAVAPCSADVIAGSGDTFKTGIPLGRVAAPSDVADAVAFLVSDRARHVTMHDLYVDGGATLRA from the coding sequence GTGACCGCGCGGCCGGCCGGACGCGTCGCGCTGGTCACCGGCGCGGCCGGCGGGATCGGCGCGGCCGTGGTGCGGGCGCTGGCCGCTGACGGCGCCACCGTGATCGGCACCGACCTCGCCGCCGGGCCCGGCGTGCGCCCGCTCGACGTGCGCGACGCCGGCGCGGTGGAGGCGCTGGTCGCGGACGTGGAGGCGGGTGTCGGCCCGATCGGCGTCCTGGTCAACGTGGCCGGGGTGCTGCGCGTCGGGCCGGTGCTGGAGACCACGGACGCGGACTGGGCGGCGGTCTTCGCGGTCAACGCCACCGGCGTCTTCCACGTCAGCCGCGCGGTCGCGCGCCGGATGGCCGCCCGCCGCTCCGGCGTGATCGTCACCGTGGGGTCCAACGCGGCCGGCGTACCCCGCATGCACATGGCCGCGTACGCGGCCGCGAAGGCCGCCGCCGCGCACTTCACCCGCTGTCTGGGCCTGGAGCTGGCGGCGAGCGGCGTGCGGTGCAACGTGGTCGCGCCCGGGTCCACGGACACGGAGATGCTGCGCGCGGTCGCGCCCTGTTCCGCGGACGTGATCGCCGGGTCCGGGGACACGTTCAAGACCGGCATCCCGCTGGGCCGGGTCGCCGCGCCGTCGGACGTGGCGGACGCGGTCGCGTTCCTGGTCTCGGACCGGGCCCGGCACGTGACCATGCACGACCTGTACGTGGACGGCGGTGCGACGCTGCGCGCCTGA
- a CDS encoding FAD-dependent monooxygenase codes for MGTPRIAVVGAGIGGLAAAAALTRAGLHCDVFDRRDHPGLSGLGLGIQISPNGARALRDVGAVPHPESVIRPDAVELRRWRDSALIGRAPLDDAEDRYGAPYLALTRAELSGALLSAMDGGELHLGRRCVGAEVRREGVRLRFADGGEHLADLVVGADGVHSALRGVLGGDGGLGPRFSGHVAYRAVIPADDLPAHLVRPHRVRVWLGPGRHCVCYPVRGGRMVNVVATAPSRSPAVPAERLITGYADWCGSVRALLSAAAGRGRVWPLYAGAPVPHRHRGGLVLLGDAAHPALPWVAQGASQALEDAVTLARCLAAGAPLSRYDALRGARAQRVAAAVRTAADEHHLPDGLRQRRRDRRLATPPDRDWLYGYDAAAGAAS; via the coding sequence ATGGGGACGCCACGGATAGCCGTGGTCGGCGCCGGGATCGGTGGGCTGGCCGCGGCCGCCGCGCTGACGCGCGCGGGGCTGCACTGCGACGTCTTCGACCGTCGCGATCATCCGGGACTGTCCGGGCTGGGGCTCGGCATCCAGATCTCACCGAACGGCGCCCGCGCGCTGCGTGACGTCGGCGCCGTGCCGCATCCGGAGAGCGTGATCCGGCCGGATGCGGTGGAGTTGCGCCGGTGGCGGGACAGCGCGCTGATCGGCCGCGCGCCGCTGGACGACGCGGAGGACCGGTACGGCGCACCGTATCTCGCGCTCACCCGCGCGGAGCTGTCCGGCGCGCTGCTGTCCGCGATGGACGGTGGCGAGTTGCACCTGGGCCGGCGCTGCGTCGGCGCGGAGGTCCGGCGCGAGGGGGTCCGGCTGCGATTCGCGGACGGCGGCGAACACCTCGCGGACCTGGTCGTCGGCGCGGACGGCGTGCACTCGGCGCTGCGCGGCGTGCTCGGCGGCGACGGCGGGCTCGGTCCGCGGTTCTCCGGGCACGTCGCGTACCGGGCCGTCATCCCGGCCGACGACCTGCCCGCCCACCTGGTCCGGCCGCACCGGGTGCGCGTCTGGCTCGGTCCCGGCCGGCACTGCGTCTGCTATCCGGTGCGCGGCGGGCGCATGGTCAACGTCGTGGCCACCGCGCCGTCGCGCTCGCCCGCCGTGCCGGCCGAGCGCCTGATCACCGGATACGCCGACTGGTGCGGCTCGGTCCGCGCGCTGCTCTCCGCCGCGGCGGGCCGGGGCCGGGTGTGGCCGCTGTACGCGGGCGCGCCGGTGCCGCACCGGCACCGCGGCGGGCTGGTGCTGCTCGGCGACGCCGCGCACCCGGCGCTGCCGTGGGTGGCGCAGGGCGCGTCCCAGGCGCTGGAGGACGCGGTCACGCTGGCCCGCTGCCTCGCCGCCGGCGCGCCGCTGTCCCGGTACGACGCGCTGCGCGGCGCGCGCGCCCAGCGCGTCGCGGCCGCGGTCAGGACCGCCGCGGACGAGCACCATCTGCCGGACGGCCTGCGGCAACGCCGCCGCGACCGCCGGTTGGCCACTCCCCCGGACCGGGACTGGCTCTACGGATACGACGCCGCGGCCGGAGCGGCGTCGTGA
- a CDS encoding phenylacetate--CoA ligase family protein: protein MSDRPELGDWNDPAGLAAIQDARLPHTLAAAARSPFYRARGGVPADRAGLAAMPLTTKADLRGAYPFGMLAVDRRRVATYHESSGTTGTPTSSYYTEQDWLDLAERYARKWVGIRDDDTFLVRTPYALMITGHLAQAAARMRGATVVPADNRSTAMPYARVVRVLHDLDVTLTWSMPTDTLLWAAAAHAAGRTPGRDFPALRALFVGGEPLGAAKRARIAHTWNATVVEEYGATECGSLAGECPAGRLHLWADRAIFEVRDPATGRTTPAGRGHLVVTPLYREAMPLLRYDTEDLAEVSDAPCPCGWALPTVRVLGRGGAVHRVAGTAVTQGDLEELVLALPGVLFWRARALPDRLVVELEADRDTADALVPAIRARYGVPAQVTALPPGALVPRALLTAAPDVVKPRALFGPDEDWAKALSYY from the coding sequence ATGTCTGACCGCCCGGAACTCGGCGACTGGAACGACCCGGCCGGGCTCGCCGCCATCCAGGACGCGCGGCTGCCGCACACGCTCGCTGCCGCGGCCCGCTCGCCGTTCTACCGCGCGCGCGGCGGCGTGCCGGCGGACCGGGCCGGGCTGGCCGCGATGCCGCTGACCACCAAGGCCGACCTGCGCGGCGCATACCCGTTCGGCATGCTGGCGGTCGACCGGCGCCGCGTGGCCACCTACCACGAGTCCAGCGGCACCACCGGCACGCCCACGTCGTCGTACTACACCGAACAGGACTGGCTGGACCTGGCGGAACGGTACGCGCGCAAGTGGGTCGGCATCCGGGACGACGACACGTTCCTGGTCCGCACGCCGTACGCGCTGATGATCACGGGTCACCTGGCGCAGGCCGCGGCCCGCATGCGCGGCGCCACCGTGGTGCCGGCCGACAACCGCTCGACCGCCATGCCGTACGCCCGGGTGGTCCGCGTCCTGCACGACCTGGACGTCACGCTCACCTGGTCGATGCCGACCGACACGCTGCTCTGGGCCGCCGCCGCGCACGCCGCCGGCCGCACGCCCGGCCGCGACTTCCCCGCGCTGCGCGCGCTGTTCGTCGGCGGCGAGCCACTCGGCGCCGCCAAGCGCGCCCGGATCGCGCACACCTGGAACGCCACGGTCGTCGAGGAATACGGCGCGACCGAGTGCGGCAGCCTGGCCGGCGAATGCCCGGCCGGCCGGCTGCACCTGTGGGCCGACCGGGCGATCTTCGAGGTCCGCGACCCGGCCACCGGCCGCACCACGCCGGCCGGCCGCGGGCACCTGGTGGTCACGCCGCTCTACCGCGAGGCCATGCCGCTGCTGCGCTACGACACCGAGGACCTCGCGGAGGTCTCCGACGCGCCGTGCCCGTGCGGCTGGGCGCTGCCGACCGTCCGCGTCCTCGGCCGCGGCGGTGCCGTACACCGGGTGGCCGGCACCGCGGTCACCCAGGGCGACCTGGAGGAACTGGTCCTCGCGCTGCCCGGCGTGCTCTTCTGGCGGGCCCGCGCGCTGCCGGACCGGCTGGTCGTCGAGCTGGAGGCCGACCGCGACACCGCGGACGCGCTCGTTCCCGCGATCCGGGCACGCTACGGCGTACCGGCGCAGGTCACCGCGCTGCCGCCCGGCGCGCTGGTACCGCGCGCGCTGCTCACCGCCGCACCGGACGTGGTCAAGCCGCGCGCGCTGTTCGGGCCGGACGAGGACTGGGCCAAGGCCCTGTCGTACTACTAG
- a CDS encoding amidohydrolase family protein produces the protein MIIDFHARLTPGPGEPSALLAAMDRAGIGTAAVSAGGVVGIDRLARQLSHGGRSAARPDNEGVRRACDASAGRLIPFYFADPRRGPDEYRRAAAGFRGLELSPAVHGFTLGEPGVAALARIAGELGHPVYVVCLGRPGARAEDLAALAATRPATTFVFGHCGGNGLDADGLNRLAPLPNVLAETSGAYTAVARLAVRRLGASRVLFGTEYPLQDPRVEVAKLGALGLTAADRRAVAAENACRLLCLKEPAHV, from the coding sequence ATGATCATCGACTTCCACGCGCGGCTGACACCCGGTCCCGGCGAGCCGTCCGCGCTGCTCGCGGCCATGGACCGGGCCGGCATCGGGACCGCCGCGGTCAGCGCCGGCGGCGTGGTCGGCATCGACCGGCTCGCCCGCCAGCTCAGCCACGGCGGCCGCTCCGCGGCACGACCGGACAACGAGGGGGTACGCCGCGCCTGCGACGCCTCCGCGGGCCGGCTGATCCCGTTCTACTTCGCCGACCCGCGCCGCGGCCCGGACGAGTACCGCCGCGCCGCGGCCGGGTTCCGCGGTCTGGAACTGTCGCCGGCCGTGCACGGGTTCACGCTCGGCGAGCCCGGCGTGGCCGCGCTGGCCCGGATCGCCGGAGAACTCGGCCACCCGGTCTACGTGGTGTGCCTGGGCCGGCCGGGCGCCCGCGCCGAGGACCTGGCCGCGCTGGCCGCGACCCGGCCGGCCACCACGTTCGTCTTCGGCCACTGCGGCGGCAACGGCCTGGACGCGGACGGGCTGAACCGGCTCGCGCCGCTGCCGAACGTGCTGGCCGAGACGTCCGGTGCGTACACCGCGGTGGCGCGGCTGGCGGTCCGGCGGCTCGGCGCGTCCCGGGTGCTGTTCGGCACCGAGTACCCGCTCCAGGACCCGCGGGTGGAGGTGGCCAAGCTCGGCGCGCTCGGCCTCACCGCCGCGGACCGCCGCGCGGTCGCCGCGGAGAACGCGTGCCGGCTGCTCTGCCTGAAGGAGCCCGCCCATGTCTGA
- a CDS encoding 3-dehydroquinate synthase II — MTQCWLDVRATGELTKEICEEALHQGLDAIVSDDPHLLATLPPTVLRVLMSDDPEPEGADLVITTGEPPATGPSWGRYVEVTDPETLAVACASAARDAFTLLRFADPTYIPLEIVLASAAGASGTIITVAADPRDAAVQHAVLEHGPHGVLLAPSRVGDATRLRAAVRTTTPELALVPLRVTAVTHAGSGDRACVDTCAMLRPDEGILIGSRSRGLVLCASETHPLPYMPTRPFRVNAGAIMSYTLVSGERTAYLSELRAGARVLAVSADGRTRPVTVGRIKIETRPLLSIDAVAPGGEPVNLIVQDDWHVRVLGPGGTVLNSTALRPGDEILGCLPDADRHVGYPIDESCVEQ, encoded by the coding sequence ATGACCCAGTGCTGGCTCGACGTCCGGGCGACCGGGGAACTGACCAAGGAGATCTGCGAGGAGGCGCTGCACCAGGGGCTGGACGCGATCGTCTCGGACGATCCGCACCTGCTGGCGACGCTGCCGCCGACCGTGCTGCGCGTGCTCATGTCGGACGACCCGGAGCCGGAGGGCGCGGACCTGGTGATCACGACCGGTGAGCCGCCCGCCACCGGGCCGTCGTGGGGCCGGTACGTCGAGGTCACCGACCCGGAGACGCTCGCGGTGGCCTGCGCGAGCGCGGCCCGGGACGCGTTCACGCTGCTGCGCTTCGCCGACCCGACGTACATCCCGCTGGAGATCGTGCTGGCCTCCGCCGCCGGCGCGTCCGGCACGATCATCACGGTCGCGGCCGACCCGCGGGACGCGGCGGTGCAGCACGCGGTGCTGGAGCACGGCCCGCACGGCGTGCTGCTGGCGCCGTCCCGGGTCGGCGACGCCACCCGGCTGCGCGCCGCGGTCCGCACCACCACGCCGGAACTGGCGCTGGTGCCGCTGCGGGTCACGGCCGTGACGCACGCCGGCAGCGGCGACCGCGCCTGCGTGGACACCTGCGCCATGCTGCGCCCGGACGAGGGCATCCTGATCGGGTCGCGGTCGCGCGGGCTGGTGCTGTGCGCCAGCGAGACGCACCCGCTGCCGTACATGCCGACCCGGCCGTTCCGGGTGAACGCGGGCGCGATCATGTCGTACACGCTGGTCTCCGGTGAGCGGACCGCGTACCTGAGCGAGTTGCGGGCCGGCGCGCGCGTGCTGGCGGTGAGCGCGGACGGCCGGACCCGCCCGGTCACCGTGGGCCGCATCAAGATCGAGACCCGGCCGCTGCTCTCCATCGACGCGGTCGCGCCCGGCGGCGAGCCGGTCAACCTGATCGTGCAGGACGACTGGCACGTGCGCGTGCTCGGGCCCGGCGGCACGGTGCTCAACTCGACCGCGCTGCGCCCCGGCGACGAGATCCTCGGCTGCCTGCCGGACGCGGACCGGCACGTCGGCTACCCGATCGACGAGAGCTGCGTGGAGCAATGA
- a CDS encoding 2-amino-3,7-dideoxy-D-threo-hept-6-ulosonate synthase encodes MPVNETFARRMRRERLHRHGDRGLLVVALDHPIGAGPIVPDGRLDPLLRAASDNGADAVVLHKGALRHVRTRWFHGLSLIVHLSASTGTAPDPDAKVLVTGVEEALRLGADGVSVHVNAGSLTEARQLADLASVADACDRWGLPLLAMVYPRGPGIRDERDPELVARAVTVAAEVGADLVKTALPAGAAQIARITAACPIPVLAAGGATGGGAPAVLEHLGIALRSGAGGAAVGRLIFEAPDPAAMTRSVAALVHDQRVRRSVPALVPLGREHR; translated from the coding sequence ATGCCGGTGAATGAGACGTTCGCCCGGCGGATGCGCCGCGAGCGACTGCACCGGCACGGCGACCGGGGACTCCTGGTGGTGGCGCTGGACCACCCGATCGGCGCCGGGCCGATCGTGCCGGACGGCCGGCTGGACCCGCTGCTGCGCGCGGCCTCGGACAACGGCGCCGACGCGGTGGTGCTGCACAAGGGCGCGCTGCGGCACGTCCGTACCCGCTGGTTCCACGGTCTGTCCCTGATCGTGCACCTGAGCGCCAGCACCGGCACCGCGCCGGACCCGGACGCGAAGGTGCTGGTCACCGGCGTCGAGGAGGCGCTGCGGCTGGGCGCGGACGGCGTCAGCGTGCACGTCAACGCCGGGTCGCTGACCGAGGCCCGGCAACTCGCCGACCTGGCGTCGGTCGCGGACGCCTGCGACCGGTGGGGGCTGCCGCTGCTGGCCATGGTCTATCCGCGCGGGCCCGGCATCCGCGACGAGCGGGACCCGGAACTGGTGGCGCGCGCGGTCACGGTGGCGGCCGAGGTCGGCGCGGACCTGGTGAAGACCGCGCTGCCGGCCGGCGCCGCGCAGATCGCCCGGATCACCGCGGCCTGCCCGATCCCGGTGCTGGCCGCGGGCGGCGCGACCGGCGGCGGCGCGCCCGCGGTCCTGGAGCACCTGGGCATCGCGCTGCGGTCCGGTGCCGGGGGCGCCGCCGTCGGCCGGTTGATCTTCGAGGCGCCGGACCCGGCCGCCATGACGCGGTCCGTCGCCGCACTCGTCCACGACCAGCGCGTCCGGCGGTCCGTGCCGGCGCTGGTCCCACTCGGAAGGGAACACCGATGA
- a CDS encoding anthranilate synthase family protein — translation MTALPRTGPERLTAGRARALLRDGAPAFAVLRRGDGPVEILLGDVHEHTLVADLPLPPPDAPGAGPDLVAVLPYRQIAERGLACVDDGAPILAMPVRAAGRLGRDEALDALPDGPVPLTGGGFDVDDDGYADAARRVVTGAIGRGAGSNVVLRRRYRAVAPEWSARAALAVFGRLLRAETGAYWTFLFHGGGRTLIGASPEGHVRLADGRAAMHPISGTFRCPPGGPTEEGPRRFLADRGQAEEQFVVADEELKIMARACTGPRLRAVSRPARTAYVVAGPARLGARDLLRETLPAPTVTGSPVPSACRVIAAHERDGRGYYAGAIALAGRSGGRRTLDSALIVRTAEVGADGGVSVSAGGTLVRHSDPAAVAEETRVEASALLAAFSGAPRTRPPERLLSARNGGLSRFWRGAPVVAAGELAGRHAVIVDAGDDFTAMLAELARALGLAVRVTALAAYRPGAEELVVLGPGPGDPRDLTDPRIARLRALAGELIASRAPTLAVCLGHQAVAATLGMPIRTLPRPEQGVQRVLRVDGRPERVGFYNTFAALSGVDAFDCPLTGDRVGVLRDPATGVVHGLAKPGLRTVQFHVESLLTENGPAILRRLIAYTLSVEKFSTAIV, via the coding sequence GTGACCGCACTCCCGCGTACCGGGCCGGAGCGGCTGACCGCCGGCCGGGCCCGCGCGCTGCTGCGTGACGGCGCGCCCGCGTTCGCGGTGCTGCGCCGCGGCGACGGCCCGGTGGAGATCCTGCTCGGGGACGTGCACGAGCACACGCTGGTCGCGGACCTGCCGCTGCCGCCGCCGGACGCGCCCGGCGCCGGGCCGGACCTGGTGGCGGTGCTGCCGTACCGGCAGATCGCCGAGCGCGGGCTGGCCTGCGTGGACGACGGCGCGCCGATCCTCGCGATGCCGGTCCGCGCGGCCGGGCGGCTCGGCCGGGACGAGGCGCTGGACGCGCTGCCGGACGGCCCCGTCCCGCTCACCGGGGGCGGCTTCGACGTGGACGACGACGGGTACGCCGACGCGGCCCGCCGCGTGGTCACCGGCGCGATCGGCCGCGGCGCCGGCTCCAACGTGGTGCTGCGCCGCCGTTACCGGGCCGTCGCGCCCGAGTGGTCGGCCCGCGCCGCGCTCGCGGTCTTCGGCCGGCTGCTGCGCGCGGAGACCGGCGCGTACTGGACGTTCCTGTTCCACGGCGGCGGGCGCACGCTGATCGGCGCGTCCCCGGAGGGCCACGTACGGCTCGCGGACGGGCGCGCCGCCATGCACCCGATCAGCGGCACCTTCCGCTGCCCGCCCGGCGGCCCGACCGAGGAGGGCCCGCGCCGCTTCCTCGCCGACCGCGGGCAGGCGGAGGAGCAGTTCGTCGTCGCGGACGAGGAGCTGAAGATCATGGCCCGGGCATGCACCGGACCGCGGCTGCGCGCCGTGTCCCGGCCGGCCCGCACCGCGTACGTGGTGGCCGGCCCGGCCCGGCTCGGCGCCCGTGACCTGCTGCGCGAGACGCTGCCCGCGCCCACCGTGACCGGCAGCCCGGTGCCGAGCGCGTGCCGGGTGATCGCGGCGCACGAGCGGGACGGGCGCGGGTACTACGCCGGCGCGATCGCGCTCGCCGGCCGCTCCGGCGGGCGGCGCACGCTCGACTCCGCACTGATCGTGCGGACCGCGGAGGTGGGCGCGGACGGCGGTGTCTCGGTCTCCGCGGGCGGCACGCTGGTCCGGCACAGCGACCCGGCCGCGGTGGCGGAGGAGACCAGGGTTGAGGCGTCCGCGCTGCTCGCCGCGTTCTCCGGCGCGCCCCGGACGCGGCCGCCGGAGCGGCTGCTCTCCGCCCGGAACGGGGGGCTGTCCCGGTTCTGGCGCGGCGCGCCGGTCGTGGCCGCGGGTGAACTGGCCGGGCGGCACGCCGTGATCGTCGACGCGGGGGACGACTTCACCGCCATGCTCGCGGAGCTGGCCCGCGCGCTCGGCCTGGCGGTCCGCGTGACGGCGCTGGCCGCGTACCGCCCTGGTGCGGAGGAACTGGTGGTGCTCGGCCCCGGGCCCGGCGACCCGCGCGACCTCACCGACCCGCGCATCGCACGGCTGCGCGCGCTGGCCGGCGAGCTGATCGCGTCGCGCGCGCCGACGCTCGCGGTCTGCCTCGGTCATCAGGCGGTCGCGGCCACGCTCGGTATGCCGATCCGTACGCTGCCCCGCCCCGAGCAGGGCGTGCAGCGTGTGCTACGGGTCGACGGCCGCCCGGAGCGGGTCGGCTTCTACAACACGTTCGCGGCGCTGTCCGGCGTGGACGCGTTCGACTGCCCGCTCACCGGCGACCGCGTCGGCGTGCTGCGCGACCCGGCCACCGGCGTGGTGCACGGCCTGGCCAAGCCCGGCCTGCGCACGGTGCAGTTCCATGTGGAATCGCTGCTGACCGAGAACGGCCCGGCGATCCTGCGGCGGCTCATTGCCTACACGCTGTCGGTGGAAAAGTTTTCCACCGCGATTGTGTAA